A single region of the Sorghum bicolor cultivar BTx623 chromosome 9, Sorghum_bicolor_NCBIv3, whole genome shotgun sequence genome encodes:
- the LOC8064717 gene encoding 60S acidic ribosomal protein P2A, with the protein MKFIAAYLLAVLAGNSSPSAEDLTAILESVGCEVDNERMELLLSQLSGKDITELIAAGREKFASVPCGGGGVAVAAAAPAAGGAAPAAEAKKEEKVEEKEESDDDMGFSLFD; encoded by the exons ATGAAGTTCATTGCTGCCTACCTGCTTGCTGTTCTTGCTGGTAACTCCAGCCCCTCAGCTGAGGACTTGACAGCCATTCTGGAGTCAG TTGGCTGTGAAGTTGACAATGAAAGGATGGAACTCCTGCTGTCCCAACTGAGCGGTAAGGACATTACCGAGCTCATTGCTGCGGGCAGGGAGAAGTTTGCTTCAGTCCcatgtggcggtggcggtgtagCTGTTGCGGCAGCTGCCCCTGCTGCTGGTGGAGCTGCTCCTGCAGCTGAGGCGAAGAAAGAAGAGAAGGTGGAAGAGAAGGAAGAAAGTGATGAT gACATGGGCTTCAGCCTCTTCGACTAA